The genomic interval TTGGGCTTAACTTATGATATTTTATTGTTTTACATCCAGTTTATAGAGTGCCTGAATGATAAGGGTTTAAAATCGCGGGCATGACAGAGATAGTAACCACTGGCCCTGTTAAAACAACTGATGTCTTCGTAAATTAATACTATAAAACAGCCAATTATGGAACATTAAATCCAATAAAAAAATGGTTTATAACAAGAAAAGCCTGTAGTTTCCTACAGGCTTTCTTTAAGATTTGGCACCGACCTACTCTCCCACGTGTTACCGCAGTACCATCGGCTCTGGTGGGCTTAACTTCTCTGTTCGGAATGGGAAGAGGTGGACACCACCGATATAGACACCTAAATATTTTCGAACAATCTTTGCTTACGCAAGTCAATGTTTTTATGTCTTATTGATGGCTCAAAGATAGCTAAAAATATCACATTAACGCTATAAATAACAAATTATCCAATCTTAGCTTAACAATTATTTTTTGTATATTTAATATAAAGAATTTCTAACCAAATATACTTCTTGTTGCTAAGCTTAGCTTTCCCCAGCTCTCATTGGGGTATATCTGTCTTATATTTTTCAAAAGGTATATTTTCTGGAAATTATAACCGGTATGATAATGATCCAAAAACGCTCCAGGAAAATTAACTATGCTCAGTTATTGCTTACCGGAGGCGTAATGTTATACCTGCTGTTTGTAATAGCTCCTCCTGTCTATGCACAGAAATTTGAGTTCAGCGGAAAGCGGAGAAAACAGTCCATTCCTTTTACCCTGGTCAAAAATCTGATTATAGTTCCGCTGTACATCAACGGCAAGGGACCATATAATTTTCTCTTAGACACAGGCGTGGCGCAAATGATTATTACGGATACTACTTTTCTGGAGAATCTGGATCTCCAAAGAGCTCAGACCGTAAAGGTTCAGGGATATGGATTCGGTGACAATATTGAAGCTGTTTTAACCAGAAATATCACTGCCAAAATAGGCAAAGCTACGATTAAAAATATCCCTACTGCGATCTTTAAAAAAGACATTTTCGATCTGTCCAGTTATCTTGGTATTAAAATTTACGGTATTTTGGGCTACTATTTTTTCAATAGTTTTACAGTAAAAATCAATTATTATACGAATAAGCTTACGTTTTATAATCCTGACACTAAACTTGAGCATAAAGGGACAAGTATTCCGATACAAATTACAGGTGGAAAACCCTATTTAACCACACAAATACAAACCAGTGAACTAGGCACTATGGATGTTGATCTGCTAATTGATAATGGCTCCAGCCATCCGCTAATGATGGAATCTCTGCAGAATAAACCTTTCCCATTGCCTGTAAAAACAATCCCCGCCAATCTGGGTGTTGGAATTAACGGTATCATTAATGGCTCAATGGGTAGAATTTATGCAATTAAACTTGGAACTTATACTTTGAACGAAGTGCTGACAGGTTTTCCTGAATATAATACTGAACGTTCTACAATGGAAGGAAGGACCAGGAATGGTAGCCTGGGCTCTGACATACTCCGGCATTTTTTGGTTACGTTTGATTATACAGGCGGATTCTTATACCTGAAGAAGAACAATAATGATGTTCCAAAATTTGAGCATGACATGTCTGGTCTTGAAATTTACGTGATACAAGGAATAAAAGATCGTTACTATATTGGCAGAATTGAAATTGGTTCTCCTGCAGAAGAAGCTGGATTAAAAGAAAATGATGAGATCACTGCTATAAACTTTGCCAGTGTGATACACTATAAACTGAATGATCTTACAGAAATGCTAAAAGATCACAATGGGAAACAATTATTGATTGAAATCTACAGAGGTGATGACAAGCATGTTGTGCTGCTCAAATTAAAAAAACGTATTTAGAGCAAATAAAAAAGATTTATATATTCTTTTCAGACCCGGCGCTAAAAGCCATGATTAATATATAAAAAGGCTTATAACAAGAAAAGCCTGTAGTTTCCTACAGGCTTTCTTTAAGATTTGGCACCGACCTACTCTCCCACGTGTTACCGCAGTACCATCGGCTCTGGTGGGCTTAACTTCTCTGTTCGGAATGGGAAGAGGTGGACACCACCGATATAGGCACCTAAATGTCTTTATCCAGCTTTTGTTATTTTCAGCTATTAATTTATATAGCTTTTGTTATTATCGCTCGATTGATATTATAATTGTTTTCCGTTCCCGGGCTTAAAGGATCCGCATCACTGCTTTTCCTGTTTTAACTCCGGTCCATCAAACGATGACATATTATTGAAAGAAGTTAGTTATGAAGAACAAACAACAGTTTATTGCTCTTGAAAGCTTCGGATGATTAGTATTACTCGACTATGCTGTCACCAGCTTTACATCTGTAACCTATCAACGTAGTAGTCTGCTACGGTCCTATATGGAATTCTCATCTCGTGGCTAGTTTCGCACTTAGATGCTTTCAGCGCTTATCTATTCCCAACGTAGCTACTCTGCAATGCCCCTGGCGGAACAACAGATTCACTAGAGGTTAGTCCAACCCGGTCCTCTCGTACTAAGGTCAGCCCCACTCAAAATTCCTACGCCCACAACAGATAGGGACCGAACTGTCTCGCGACGTTCTGAACCCAGCTCGCGTGCCACTTTAATCGGCGAACAGCCGAACCCTTGGGACCTTCTCCAGCCCCAGGATGTGACGAGCCGACATCGAGGTGCCAAACCTCCCCGTCGATATGAGCTCTTGGGGGAGATCAGCCTGTTATCCCCAGCGTACCTTTTATCCTTTGAGCGATGGCCCTTCCATGCAGAACCACCGGATCACTATATCCGTCTTTCGACCCTGCTCGGCTTGTCTGCCTCACAGTCAAGCAAGCTTATGCTATTGCACTCCTCATACGGTTACCAAGCGTATTGAGCTTACCTTTGAAAGCCTCCGTTACCTTTTTGGAGGCGACCACCCCAGTCAAACTACCCATCAAACAATGTCCCCTCATTCAAGGGTTAGACACCGAATACAAAAAGGGTGGTATTTCAACGTTGACTCCACAACACCTGGCGATGCCGCTTCATAGTCTCCCACCTATCCTACACATCCTGTATCCAATGTCAATGTTAAATTGTAGTGAAGGTGCATGGGGTCTTTCCGTCCCGTTGCGGGTACCCGGCGTCTTCACCGGGACCACAATTTCACCGAGCTCATGGCTGAGACAGCGCCCAGATCGTTACACCATTCGTGCAGGTCGGAACTTACCCGACAAGGAATTTCGCTACCTTAGGACCGTTATAGTTACGGCCGCCGTTTACTGGGGCTTCGATTCAATGCTTCTCCTTTAACAGATGACATCCCCTCTTAACCTTCCAGCACCGGGCAGGTGTCAGGCCTTATACTTCATCTTTCGATTTTGCAAAGCCATGTGTTTTTGTTAAACAGTCGCCTGGGCCTTTTCACTGCGGCTGACATTGCTGTCAGCGCCCCTTCTCCCGAAGTTACAGGGCCATTTTGCCGAGTTCCTTAGCCATGATTCACTCGAGCACCTTAGAATTCTCTTCCCGGATACCTGTGTCGGTTTGCGGTACGGGTTTTTATAACCTGAAGCTTAGCGGTTTTTCTTGGAAGTCTGATTACCTGCGCTATCCACTTACCCGAAGGCTTGCGGTACTATCGACCTTCAGCAAGAGTGGCGGATTTGCCTACCTCTCCTATACCTACAGTCTTTAACGATCTATTCCGTCAGATCGCGGCAGTGTCACTACTCCGTCCCCACATCGCAGTTATAAAAAGTACTGGAATATTAACCAGTTGTCCATCGAATTTCCCCTTCGGGTTCTCCTTAGGCCCCGACTAACCCTGATCCGATTAGCGTTGATCAGGAAACCTTATCCTTTCGGTGGGCAGGTTTCTCGCCTGCCTTATCGTTACTTATGCCTACATTTGCTTTTCCAGAAGCTCCACCCTGGCTTACGCCAAAACTTCGCTGCCGCTGGAATGCTCCCCTACCGTAATATTAATATTACCCATAGCTTCGGTGTACTACTTTATGCCCGTTTATTATCCATGCACGATCGCTCGACTAGTGAGCTGTTACGCACTCTTTAAATGAATGGCTGCTTCCAAGCCAACATCCTAGCTGTCTAGGCAATCGCACCTCGTTAGTTCAACTTAGTAGTAACTTGGGGACCTTAGCTGATGGTCTGGGTTCTTTCCCTCTCGGCCCGTGACCTTAGCACCCCGGGCCTCACTGCAGTGTATATTTATTAGCATTCGGAGTTTGTCTGGATTTGGTAGGATTTGACTCCCCCGCACCCAATCAGTAGCTCTACCTCTAATAAACTTAACCACCACGCTGTTCCTAAAAACATTTCGGGGAGTACGAGCTATTTCCCAGTTTGATTAGCCTTTCACCCCTACCCACAGATCATCCGGAAACTTTTCAACGTTTATCGGTTCGGTCCTCCAGTACGTGTTACCGCACCTTCAACCTGTCCATGGGTAGATCACAAGGTTTCGCGTCTACCTCCCCTGACTATACGCCCTGTTCAGACTCGCTTTCGCTTCGGCTGCGTGTCTTAAACACTTAACCTTGCCAGAGAAGAGTAACTCGTAGGCTCATTATGCAAAAGGCACGCCGTCACGCCACCTGGACGCTCCGACCGCTTGTAAGTACACAGTTTCAGGTTCTATTTCACTCCCCTGTTCGGGGTTCTTTTCACCTTTCCCTCACGGTACTGGTTCACTATCGGTCTCTCAGGAGTATTTAGCCTTACCGGATGGTGCCGGCAGATTCCCACAAGGCGTCTCCGACCTCGCGGTACTCAGGATACTACTAGACTAATGTTACTTACGTGTACGCGGCTCTCACGCTATTTTGCCAGGCTTCCCATCCTGTTCCACTTCATTTCATTAATGCCATATTGTAGTCCTACAACCCCAGCTATGCCGTAACATAACTGGTTTGGGCTCTTTCCCGTTCGCTCGCCACTACTTAGGAAATCATTATTATTTTCTCTTCCTCTGCTTACTTAGATGTTTCAGTTCGGCAGGTTTGCGCATCGTAATGCGACTAGTCTTCAACTAGCCAGGTTTCCCCATTCGGAAATCTCCGGATTAATTCATATTTGCTAATCCCCGGAGCTTATCGCAGCTTATCACGTCCTTCATCGCCTCTGAGAGCCAAGGCATCCCCTGTGTACTCTTTCTTACTTTCTTCTCTCCATAGCCTTTTGCGCCTATGGAAATGCTTTTTTTAATCTGTTATTAACCCTTACGGATTCAGTTCGTGTATAAATACACTTGTGTTTCCTTCAAGCTAACAACGTCTCTATTGTTGTTTGCTCTTCTTTATTAACTTCTTCCAATATGTCAAAGAACTTTATTGTCCCGGGTACTATAGTATTGCTACCATCTTACCCTATTTCCTGTAGCTTTTATCTTAACTACGGGACAATCGTGGAGAAT from Pedobacter sp. WC2423 carries:
- a CDS encoding aspartyl protease family protein; translated protein: MIQKRSRKINYAQLLLTGGVMLYLLFVIAPPVYAQKFEFSGKRRKQSIPFTLVKNLIIVPLYINGKGPYNFLLDTGVAQMIITDTTFLENLDLQRAQTVKVQGYGFGDNIEAVLTRNITAKIGKATIKNIPTAIFKKDIFDLSSYLGIKIYGILGYYFFNSFTVKINYYTNKLTFYNPDTKLEHKGTSIPIQITGGKPYLTTQIQTSELGTMDVDLLIDNGSSHPLMMESLQNKPFPLPVKTIPANLGVGINGIINGSMGRIYAIKLGTYTLNEVLTGFPEYNTERSTMEGRTRNGSLGSDILRHFLVTFDYTGGFLYLKKNNNDVPKFEHDMSGLEIYVIQGIKDRYYIGRIEIGSPAEEAGLKENDEITAINFASVIHYKLNDLTEMLKDHNGKQLLIEIYRGDDKHVVLLKLKKRI